One Thiocapsa bogorovii DNA segment encodes these proteins:
- a CDS encoding glycosyltransferase family 4 protein: protein MRGAAFDSEPDRLRSLAEHYRRIELSNAIGADLTIAITEEEKHALLEEDPGLVVDVVPNVHRICTMVAPASSRRDLFFIGGFQHTPNVDAVLFFVQNILPLVHAQQSDIRFNIVGSDMPDSIHALASPLVNPVGYVPDVASWFENSRVFVSPLRHGAGMKGKIGQSLSYGLPVVTTHVGAEGMGLVDGVDALIADDPTAFANAVLRLYTDDVLWHRVSAAGQDLIAQRYSKDAVSPILMSLLA from the coding sequence ATGCGCGGGGCCGCCTTCGATTCGGAACCCGATCGGTTGCGGTCCCTGGCTGAACATTACCGACGCATTGAACTGTCGAACGCCATCGGCGCAGACTTGACCATCGCGATCACGGAAGAAGAAAAGCATGCACTCCTCGAAGAGGATCCGGGACTCGTGGTCGATGTCGTGCCCAACGTGCATCGTATCTGCACTATGGTCGCACCGGCATCATCGCGGCGGGACCTCTTTTTCATCGGCGGTTTTCAGCACACGCCGAACGTCGATGCAGTTCTCTTTTTCGTGCAGAACATATTGCCGCTCGTTCATGCTCAGCAAAGCGATATCCGATTCAACATCGTCGGCAGCGACATGCCCGATAGCATCCATGCTCTCGCGTCCCCGCTGGTCAATCCAGTGGGCTATGTCCCGGATGTCGCGTCCTGGTTCGAGAACAGCCGGGTCTTCGTCTCTCCGCTGCGCCACGGCGCAGGGATGAAAGGCAAAATAGGACAGAGCCTCAGCTATGGATTGCCGGTCGTCACCACACATGTTGGCGCCGAAGGCATGGGTCTCGTGGATGGTGTTGACGCCCTGATTGCCGACGACCCGACTGCTTTTGCCAATGCCGTCTTGCGCCTCTACACGGACGACGTTCTCTGGCATCGCGTGTCCGCCGCGGGACAGGACCTGATCGCGCAGCGATACTCCAAGGACGCGGTTTCGCCCATACTCATGTCTCTGCTGGCCTGA